A DNA window from Corynebacterium ciconiae DSM 44920 contains the following coding sequences:
- the orn gene encoding oligoribonuclease, translating to MSEQQLPDKYDRLVWIDLEMTGLDPQRHVIVEIAAVVTDAQLNILGEGVDIVVHASEEELAHMDDFVSTMHSSSGLTEEIKASTTSLAEAEKAVLELIAEHCDSEHPAPLAGNSIATDRSFIRAHMPELDKALHYRMVDVSSIKELARRWQPRVYYHQPDKGLAHRALADIVESIRELDYYRRAVFVADPGPSSEECGAAAAEAVERYREHLEN from the coding sequence ATGTCTGAGCAGCAGCTACCCGATAAATACGATCGTCTCGTGTGGATCGATCTGGAAATGACCGGCCTGGATCCACAGCGGCACGTGATTGTGGAGATCGCCGCCGTCGTCACCGACGCCCAGCTGAACATCCTCGGCGAGGGGGTGGACATTGTGGTGCACGCTTCCGAGGAGGAGCTGGCACACATGGATGACTTTGTGTCCACCATGCACTCTTCCAGCGGACTCACTGAGGAGATCAAGGCCTCCACCACGAGCCTCGCCGAGGCAGAGAAAGCGGTGCTGGAGCTGATCGCTGAGCACTGCGATTCCGAGCACCCCGCTCCTTTGGCGGGCAATTCCATCGCCACCGATCGCTCCTTCATTCGCGCCCACATGCCGGAGCTCGACAAGGCGCTGCACTACCGGATGGTGGATGTTTCCTCCATCAAGGAGTTGGCCCGGCGCTGGCAGCCGCGGGTGTATTACCACCAGCCGGACAAGGGGCTTGCCCACCGCGCACTCGCGGATATCGTGGAATCTATCCGCGAGTTGGATTACTACCGCCGCGCCGTTTTTGTGGCCGATCCCGGACCCAGTTCGGAGGAATGCGGTGCCGCCGCGGCCGAGGCCGTGGAGCGCTATCGGGAACATCTCGAGAACTAA
- the cmrA gene encoding mycolate reductase (Catalyzes the final step in mycolic acid biosynthesis.) — MSLPLPQAQQRAVVTGASQGIGRAIARDLAAAGHNLILVARRKAVLEELAAELVDTHGVEVEVRAVDLAHAAERASLVEELAEREISIIINSAGIASFGPFRNQDWGYEQDQFELNARAVFELTHAVLAGMLQRGEGAIVNVGSAAGNVPIPNNATYVFTKAGVNAFTEALHYELRGTGVHCTLLAPGPVREAVIAEEDKTIVDKVVPDFLWTTYESCSAETLEAVARNRRRVVPGPLSKAMNAVSKVAPTGMLAPLIGSFYARMG, encoded by the coding sequence ATGTCTCTTCCTCTCCCCCAAGCCCAGCAGCGGGCCGTGGTCACTGGCGCCAGCCAGGGCATCGGCCGTGCCATCGCCCGTGATCTCGCCGCGGCGGGCCACAACCTCATCCTTGTTGCGCGCCGTAAAGCTGTGCTTGAGGAGTTGGCGGCAGAGCTCGTCGACACGCATGGCGTTGAGGTAGAGGTGCGCGCCGTGGACTTGGCCCACGCAGCTGAGCGCGCCTCACTGGTGGAAGAGCTCGCCGAACGCGAGATCTCCATCATCATCAACTCCGCCGGCATCGCCAGCTTCGGGCCTTTCCGCAACCAGGACTGGGGCTATGAACAGGATCAATTCGAGCTCAATGCCCGCGCGGTGTTCGAGCTCACCCACGCGGTGCTGGCCGGCATGCTGCAGCGCGGCGAGGGTGCGATCGTGAATGTGGGCTCCGCCGCGGGCAATGTGCCCATTCCGAACAATGCCACTTATGTGTTCACCAAGGCTGGAGTCAATGCCTTCACCGAGGCACTGCATTACGAGCTGCGTGGCACTGGGGTGCACTGCACCCTTCTGGCACCGGGCCCGGTGCGAGAGGCGGTGATCGCCGAAGAGGATAAAACGATCGTGGATAAAGTGGTGCCGGACTTTTTGTGGACCACCTATGAGTCCTGCTCGGCGGAAACCCTCGAGGCCGTGGCACGTAACCGGCGCCGTGTGGTGCCGGGGCCGCTATCGAAGGCGATGAACGCCGTGTCCAAGGTGGCCCCTACCGGTATGCTCGCGCCACTGATCGGTTCCTTCTATGCTCGAATGGGTTAG
- a CDS encoding cytochrome c oxidase assembly protein → MAEATSISAGDTAPASSAPTSPARPSWALYLLFFGTAGLVAGLISWQFLSASLAALGVPDPGPATTAGLPFLRAGGMMLAALAVGSFYFSSFLTPPRTRQVSEMYVDTRRLDAAEQRSLASSYGYEFHRESELATRLRVAELGVDGSLSSRTGAVASLCFGMIAVAMVPMYLSDVSGEPLWEAMKPGNWSIALSQVSTSLAWLVVAFMAFITGVGALLSKKWIMQPVWLLLSVLMIVPLGMEGHSASGGNHDYGTNSYLWHLLFMVLWVGGLMALIAHGRRRGTHMDIAVRRYSPLALVAVIGMTLSGLLNAAVRIDFSDWFTSGYGLLITAKAVGVVVLALFGFAHRRIAIPQLQRTPDDHRIFRRIAFVEVIVMAAVTGVAVSLSRTPPPPPLVADINTMDIQLGYKLYEEPTIWNVWTMWRFDIAFATFGLILAGLYIYGLIKLRRAGKSWQTRRSVWFLLGCATLVITMSSGIGMNIPATFSMHMVGHMILSMTIPVFWALGYPLQLALKANEPSTSEMPGLYEYAEIALDNPVLRVVVHPVFNTVQFLVIFYLMYLVPSLYEVAISEHAGHVTMNVLFLWSGYMYYWDIMATDPLPVQRSPMSKTAWLTFSLPFHMYFAVYLMQTQQVMGEEFYSTLGLPWEVDLLWDQTVGGGIAWASGAFPLVIVYVVVLRKWLTADRRESRAYDKRAEATDDEQLEAYNQWLQQVSRGEDKQDDYHNKDISQPRRH, encoded by the coding sequence ATGGCAGAAGCGACGAGCATCTCCGCTGGTGACACCGCGCCGGCATCCTCGGCCCCGACCTCCCCAGCGCGCCCCAGCTGGGCGCTATACCTGCTGTTTTTTGGTACCGCAGGGCTGGTTGCGGGGCTCATTTCTTGGCAATTCCTCAGCGCCTCCCTCGCGGCGTTGGGCGTTCCCGATCCCGGTCCAGCTACCACCGCTGGGCTACCTTTCTTGCGCGCCGGCGGCATGATGCTGGCGGCATTGGCCGTAGGCTCGTTCTACTTCAGCTCCTTCCTTACCCCGCCGCGCACGCGGCAGGTAAGCGAGATGTATGTGGACACCCGTCGCCTCGACGCGGCTGAGCAGCGCTCGCTGGCCTCCAGCTATGGCTATGAGTTTCACCGCGAATCGGAATTAGCCACGCGGTTGCGCGTCGCCGAGCTGGGCGTGGATGGTTCGCTGTCGAGCCGCACCGGCGCGGTGGCGTCGCTGTGTTTCGGCATGATCGCGGTAGCAATGGTGCCTATGTATCTGTCGGATGTGTCCGGCGAGCCGCTGTGGGAAGCGATGAAACCAGGCAATTGGTCGATCGCGCTCAGCCAAGTCTCCACCTCCTTGGCGTGGTTGGTGGTGGCGTTCATGGCGTTCATTACCGGCGTGGGGGCGCTGCTGAGTAAGAAGTGGATTATGCAGCCGGTCTGGCTGTTGCTGTCAGTACTTATGATCGTGCCGCTCGGTATGGAGGGGCACTCTGCCAGTGGTGGCAACCACGATTACGGCACCAACTCTTACCTGTGGCATTTGCTGTTCATGGTGTTGTGGGTGGGAGGTCTCATGGCGCTGATCGCCCACGGCCGGCGGCGGGGCACGCACATGGACATTGCTGTTCGACGCTACTCGCCGCTGGCGCTGGTAGCAGTCATCGGCATGACCCTCTCCGGGCTTCTCAACGCCGCAGTGCGGATCGACTTCTCGGACTGGTTCACCTCCGGCTATGGCCTGCTCATCACCGCCAAAGCGGTGGGAGTGGTGGTGCTTGCGCTCTTCGGATTTGCGCACCGGCGCATTGCGATTCCGCAGCTGCAGCGCACCCCAGATGATCACCGGATCTTCCGCCGCATCGCCTTTGTGGAGGTGATCGTGATGGCTGCGGTGACCGGCGTTGCAGTCTCGTTGAGCCGCACCCCGCCACCGCCGCCGCTGGTGGCCGATATCAACACCATGGACATTCAGTTGGGCTACAAGCTCTACGAGGAGCCCACTATCTGGAATGTGTGGACGATGTGGCGATTCGATATCGCTTTTGCCACCTTCGGCCTCATCCTGGCAGGGCTCTATATATACGGTCTCATCAAGCTGCGGCGCGCAGGTAAAAGCTGGCAAACCCGCCGCAGCGTATGGTTCCTGCTGGGGTGCGCCACCCTGGTGATCACCATGAGTTCCGGGATCGGGATGAATATCCCAGCGACCTTCTCGATGCACATGGTGGGGCACATGATCCTGTCCATGACAATCCCCGTGTTCTGGGCGCTGGGCTACCCCCTGCAGTTGGCGTTGAAGGCCAACGAGCCGTCGACAAGCGAGATGCCTGGGCTGTATGAGTACGCAGAAATTGCCCTCGATAACCCCGTACTGCGCGTCGTGGTTCATCCCGTGTTTAATACCGTGCAGTTCCTCGTCATCTTCTATCTGATGTATCTGGTGCCGAGCCTGTATGAGGTCGCCATCTCCGAACACGCCGGGCACGTGACGATGAACGTGCTGTTTTTGTGGTCCGGCTACATGTACTACTGGGACATCATGGCCACAGATCCGTTGCCAGTGCAGCGTTCGCCCATGTCGAAGACGGCGTGGCTGACGTTCTCGCTGCCTTTCCACATGTACTTCGCGGTATATCTCATGCAGACCCAACAGGTGATGGGCGAGGAGTTCTACAGCACTCTGGGGCTGCCATGGGAGGTGGATCTGCTCTGGGATCAAACCGTGGGTGGCGGCATTGCCTGGGCATCGGGCGCGTTCCCGCTGGTGATCGTCTACGTCGTGGTGCTGCGCAAGTGGCTCACCGCTGATCGTCGCGAATCGCGCGCCTACGACAAGCGGGCCGAGGCCACCGATGATGAGCAGCTTGAAGCCTATAACCAATGGCTCCAGCAGGTCAGCCGCGGCGAGGACAAGCAGGACGACTACCACAATAAGGACATCTCGCAGCCCCGCCGTCATTAG